A stretch of Paludisphaera borealis DNA encodes these proteins:
- a CDS encoding ATP-binding protein, protein MIDPPRHERSRLVTSPKPKVLLSWSSGKDCAWALHVLRRRSDLEVVGLLTTFNETVDRVAMHAVRRELVEAQAAAVSLPLFPIMLPHPCSNEVYEQRMRAAVAEAKANGVTHMAFGDLFLADVREYREQRLGGTGIEPLFPIWTTAEETSDLARTMLAAGFEAVLTCVDPKHLDVRFLGRRYDASLLAELPAGVDPCGERGEFHTFCFRSPEFKTEIPVTTGEAVERDGFWFLDLRPE, encoded by the coding sequence ATGATCGATCCACCCCGGCATGAGAGGTCGAGACTTGTGACGAGCCCGAAGCCGAAGGTCCTGCTCTCCTGGAGTTCCGGCAAGGACTGCGCCTGGGCCTTGCACGTGCTCCGGCGGCGGTCCGACCTCGAAGTCGTCGGCCTCCTGACGACGTTCAACGAGACGGTCGACCGGGTGGCGATGCACGCCGTGCGACGAGAGCTTGTCGAGGCCCAGGCGGCGGCTGTGAGCCTTCCGCTGTTCCCGATCATGCTGCCCCATCCGTGCTCGAACGAGGTCTACGAGCAGCGCATGCGGGCGGCGGTCGCCGAGGCGAAGGCGAACGGCGTCACGCACATGGCGTTTGGCGACCTGTTCCTCGCCGACGTCCGGGAGTACCGGGAACAGCGATTGGGAGGCACGGGCATCGAGCCGCTGTTCCCGATCTGGACGACCGCCGAAGAGACGTCCGACCTGGCCCGAACGATGCTGGCGGCCGGTTTCGAGGCCGTCCTGACTTGCGTCGACCCGAAGCATCTGGACGTTCGTTTCCTGGGACGGCGCTACGACGCCTCCCTCCTGGCGGAGCTGCCCGCCGGAGTCGACCCGTGCGGCGAGCGAGGCGAGTTCCACACGTTCTGCTTCCGCAGCCCGGAGTTCAAGACGGAAATCCCCGTGACGACCGGCGAGGCCGTCGAGCGTGACGGATTCTGGTTCCTCGACCTCCGGCCGGAATGA
- a CDS encoding AAA family ATPase, translating into MDLERFHEHALRLKDGLRRVFFGHDDVIEQLLATVYAGGHVLIEGVPGLGKTLLAKSLARLFDADFQRVQFTPDLMPSDILGTEVFHLASQSFRLRKGPIFTTILLADEINRSPPKTQAGLLEVMEERSVSLGSETHALSPLFTVLATQNPIEYEGTYPLPEAQVDRFMSKILIRYPSLDEELLVLQAYDRGHDLHRAAQHELKPVTNPEEVLAARRELVGIRIAPEVLRYLGEVVRATRSYPQVQVGASPRAAVHLLLMSKARAAMEGREFVTPDDVKAVAPAVLRHRLILTPEAQVAAETPDRVLARVLGQVEVPR; encoded by the coding sequence ATGGATCTCGAACGATTTCATGAACATGCCCTACGCCTGAAGGACGGCCTGCGACGGGTCTTCTTCGGCCATGACGACGTGATCGAGCAGCTCCTGGCCACGGTCTACGCGGGGGGCCACGTCCTGATCGAGGGCGTCCCCGGCCTGGGGAAGACGCTGCTGGCCAAGAGCCTGGCCAGGCTCTTCGACGCCGACTTCCAGCGTGTCCAATTCACGCCCGACCTGATGCCATCCGACATCCTCGGCACCGAGGTCTTTCATCTCGCGTCCCAGTCGTTCCGGCTGCGCAAGGGGCCCATCTTCACGACGATCCTGCTGGCCGACGAGATCAACCGGTCCCCACCGAAAACCCAGGCCGGGCTGCTCGAGGTCATGGAAGAGCGCTCGGTCTCGCTCGGCTCGGAGACCCATGCCCTGTCGCCGTTGTTCACCGTGCTGGCCACGCAGAATCCCATCGAGTACGAGGGGACGTATCCCCTGCCCGAGGCGCAGGTCGACCGCTTCATGAGCAAGATCCTGATCCGCTACCCGAGCCTCGACGAGGAGTTGCTCGTCCTCCAGGCGTACGACCGCGGCCACGACCTGCACCGCGCGGCGCAGCACGAACTGAAGCCGGTGACGAACCCCGAGGAGGTGCTGGCCGCCCGCCGCGAGCTCGTGGGGATCCGGATCGCTCCGGAGGTCCTGCGCTACCTGGGCGAGGTGGTCCGTGCGACCCGGTCGTACCCGCAGGTCCAGGTGGGGGCGAGCCCCAGGGCCGCCGTGCACCTGCTCTTGATGTCCAAGGCTCGGGCCGCGATGGAGGGCCGCGAGTTCGTGACGCCCGACGACGTCAAGGCCGTGGCGCCGGCCGTCCTACGGCACCGGCTGATCCTCACGCCCGAGGCTCAGGTCGCGGCCGAGACGCCCGACCGCGTGCTCGCGAGGGTTCTGGGTCAGGTGGAGGTCCCCCGCTAA
- a CDS encoding class I SAM-dependent methyltransferase yields the protein MSVPDRAVFEAAYAGKAPWDVDGPQKAFVDVADQITGAVLDAGCGTGENALFFAGRGCKVTGIDFLAEPIERARRKAADRGLKATFLVMDALALKDVPEVFDAAIDSGLFHVFNDEDRRRYVEGLASVLKPGGRLFLLCFSDEEPGTQGPRRVSRREIEDAFAEGWTIERIEPSRFEVRSEEEPFRFSPGGPKAWFVTVLAT from the coding sequence ATGAGCGTGCCCGACCGAGCCGTTTTCGAAGCCGCCTACGCTGGCAAGGCCCCTTGGGACGTCGACGGGCCGCAGAAGGCGTTCGTCGACGTGGCCGACCAGATCACGGGGGCGGTGCTGGACGCCGGTTGCGGCACGGGCGAGAACGCCCTGTTCTTCGCTGGCCGGGGCTGCAAGGTCACCGGGATCGACTTCCTGGCCGAGCCGATCGAACGGGCGAGGCGGAAGGCGGCCGATCGGGGGTTGAAGGCGACGTTCCTCGTCATGGACGCCCTGGCGCTGAAAGACGTTCCCGAGGTCTTCGACGCGGCGATCGACAGCGGGCTGTTCCACGTCTTCAACGACGAAGACCGCCGGCGCTACGTCGAGGGCTTGGCGTCGGTCCTCAAGCCGGGGGGGAGGCTGTTCCTGCTCTGCTTCTCCGACGAGGAGCCGGGGACGCAGGGGCCTCGGCGAGTGTCGCGTCGGGAGATCGAGGACGCCTTCGCCGAGGGCTGGACGATCGAGCGCATCGAGCCGTCGAGGTTCGAGGTCCGATCCGAAGAGGAGCCGTTCCGCTTCAGCCCGGGCGGGCCGAAGGCATGGTTCGTGACGGTCTTGGCCACATAA
- a CDS encoding DUF2325 domain-containing protein produces the protein MTDETRADRRHERSDTGPLRELTLGRSTPSPDPPSPRPPSQPTPEDDGLESLAARCRLKAGAARWAAERQRRIHEQSGSPDEDAPSDPATAGWAEALTDAFYWASADDPSGTPDVSLLDHVGGCFETVAEGLLLVRDAEHRRGGLERALPLLAEAQSALRQSLRRLKAREDPDQVEAYERVRDAAARRHLFLKRFLRADDPADPAGWPGLLARIEAEAGSGPRSQRQARLLDRLRSLCAPIGGEPTDVAWRAIFNVVEELIGEGAPPSSREVRELLLPLLDDLPEAEEAPPGSRLVLREIDRYLATRHTPAASATSQGPSASVREAARLLSGRSVVLIGGLRRPEAQRALKLALGLKELVWLGTKEHQPIAAFEPAIARPDVALVLLAIRWSSHAFGDVKPYCDRHGKPLVRLPGGYGANQVAAQILSQSSEQLGDR, from the coding sequence ATGACGGACGAGACGCGAGCAGATCGACGGCACGAGCGATCGGATACGGGACCGCTCCGGGAATTGACGCTCGGTCGGTCCACACCATCGCCCGATCCGCCGAGTCCGCGCCCCCCGTCGCAGCCCACTCCGGAGGACGACGGCCTGGAATCGCTCGCAGCCCGCTGCCGGTTGAAGGCGGGAGCGGCCCGCTGGGCGGCGGAGCGCCAGCGCCGCATCCACGAGCAGAGCGGATCACCGGACGAGGACGCCCCGAGCGACCCCGCGACGGCGGGGTGGGCCGAGGCGCTCACGGACGCCTTCTACTGGGCAAGCGCCGACGATCCTTCCGGAACTCCCGACGTCTCGCTGCTGGACCACGTGGGCGGCTGCTTCGAGACGGTCGCCGAGGGGCTGCTTCTCGTCCGGGACGCTGAACACCGGCGGGGCGGGTTGGAGCGGGCGCTGCCGCTGCTCGCCGAGGCCCAGTCGGCCCTGCGGCAGTCGCTCCGGCGGCTCAAGGCTCGGGAAGACCCAGACCAGGTGGAGGCGTATGAGAGGGTGCGAGACGCCGCCGCCAGGCGCCATCTCTTCCTCAAGCGGTTCCTGCGGGCCGACGACCCGGCCGACCCGGCGGGATGGCCGGGCTTGCTCGCACGGATCGAGGCCGAAGCCGGGAGCGGTCCGCGGTCGCAGCGCCAGGCCAGGCTTCTCGACCGCCTGCGCTCCCTCTGCGCGCCCATCGGGGGCGAGCCGACCGACGTGGCCTGGCGGGCGATTTTCAACGTCGTGGAGGAGTTGATCGGCGAGGGCGCGCCTCCCAGCAGCCGGGAGGTCCGGGAGCTGCTCCTGCCGCTCCTCGACGACCTCCCCGAGGCGGAGGAAGCGCCGCCGGGCTCCCGGCTCGTGCTGCGGGAGATCGACCGCTACCTGGCGACCCGGCACACGCCCGCAGCCTCGGCGACGTCCCAGGGGCCGTCCGCCTCGGTCCGTGAAGCCGCCCGCCTGCTCTCGGGACGGAGCGTCGTGCTGATCGGCGGGCTCCGACGCCCTGAGGCCCAGCGGGCGTTGAAGTTGGCCCTGGGGCTCAAGGAACTGGTGTGGCTCGGGACCAAGGAGCACCAACCGATCGCGGCCTTCGAGCCGGCCATCGCCCGTCCGGACGTGGCGCTGGTGCTGCTGGCGATCCGCTGGTCGAGCCACGCGTTCGGGGACGTGAAGCCGTATTGCGACCGGCACGGCAAGCCCCTGGTCCGCCTGCCGGGCGGATACGGCGCCAATCAGGTCGCCGCCCAGATCCTCTCGCAAAGCAGCGAACAGCTCGGGGATCGTTGA
- a CDS encoding DUF58 domain-containing protein, translating to MLIPTRRMMWLAAIPLVAILAGRGAPAAIVAAWTLMGLLLAALVVDGLLARRLPVRLHRQAPDQLHVDQADRVDWTVENRGLAPVRLILSDRAPEGALAIPPVLEVDAPPRSRTTYSYEVVPTRRGLTAFGDLDYRIRGPLGLAWSQKRLPALQEIRCMPHLANARTAELAERHALLRQAGSHRFRWRGAGTSFESLREYSTQDDIRWVDWKATARLGRPISRNFEIERHQQVVVLVDASRALTTYCGRRTKFDAMLEAAILLARTTLSQGDDLGLMVFADQVELYLHPRRERAQLNAVIEGLYAKEPRLVEPNYELALTLAAKRNTRRTLFILLTDVTVIEAARRMLLYSRMLTQRHLFLVVTIADETLEENELREPRSAEDLYRVGVAAGLMQERTVLLEELRRSGVEVLDSRADQVAARAIERYLDLKRRNRL from the coding sequence ATGCTCATCCCCACGCGACGTATGATGTGGCTGGCCGCGATCCCCCTCGTCGCGATCCTCGCCGGCCGGGGGGCGCCGGCGGCGATCGTCGCCGCGTGGACCCTCATGGGCTTGTTGTTGGCGGCCCTCGTGGTCGATGGGCTCCTCGCCCGCCGGCTCCCGGTCCGCCTTCACCGCCAGGCCCCCGATCAACTGCACGTCGATCAGGCCGACCGCGTGGACTGGACCGTCGAGAACCGCGGCCTGGCGCCGGTGCGGCTCATCCTGTCGGACCGGGCGCCCGAGGGAGCCCTGGCGATCCCGCCCGTGCTCGAGGTCGATGCGCCGCCCCGCTCCCGAACAACGTACTCTTACGAGGTGGTCCCCACCCGGCGCGGGTTGACCGCGTTCGGCGATCTGGACTACCGGATTCGCGGACCGCTGGGGCTCGCCTGGTCGCAGAAGCGGCTGCCGGCGCTGCAGGAGATCCGCTGCATGCCCCACCTGGCCAACGCGCGGACCGCCGAGCTGGCCGAGCGGCACGCCCTATTAAGGCAAGCGGGCAGCCACCGCTTCCGCTGGCGCGGGGCCGGCACGTCGTTCGAGTCGCTCCGCGAGTACAGCACGCAGGACGACATCCGCTGGGTCGACTGGAAGGCGACCGCCCGCCTGGGCCGGCCGATCAGCCGGAACTTCGAGATCGAGCGGCACCAGCAGGTCGTGGTCCTCGTCGACGCCAGCCGGGCGCTGACGACCTATTGCGGCCGTCGGACGAAGTTCGACGCCATGCTTGAGGCGGCCATTCTGCTCGCGCGCACCACCCTGAGCCAGGGCGACGATTTGGGCCTCATGGTGTTCGCCGACCAGGTCGAGTTGTACCTCCACCCTCGCCGGGAGCGGGCCCAACTGAACGCGGTGATCGAGGGACTTTATGCGAAGGAGCCGCGCCTGGTCGAGCCGAATTACGAGCTCGCCTTGACCCTCGCCGCCAAGCGGAACACGCGCCGCACGCTTTTCATCCTCCTGACGGACGTCACGGTGATCGAGGCGGCCCGTCGCATGCTCCTCTACTCGCGCATGCTGACCCAGCGCCACCTGTTTCTCGTCGTGACGATCGCCGACGAGACGCTCGAAGAGAACGAGTTGCGCGAGCCGCGTAGCGCCGAGGACCTCTACCGCGTGGGGGTCGCGGCCGGGCTCATGCAGGAGCGCACCGTGCTTCTGGAGGAGCTGCGCCGCTCCGGCGTCGAGGTGTTGGACTCGCGCGCCGACCAGGTCGCGGCCCGCGCCATCGAACGGTACCTCGACCTGAAGCGTCGGAACCGGTTGTAG
- a CDS encoding radical SAM protein: MERSSSQESASVYPSSPSERNRWILDRRPARNVLDPLRPYAFLAETEPGPDGEPVDVATIFLANRECPWRCLMCDLWRNTLEETVPAGAIAAQISHALENLPPRTSGRSALKLYNAGSFFDPHAIPVDEYPAIAHLTAPFDRTIVECHPALVGPRSLEFRDLLSGRLEVALGLETVHPEVLERLNKRMTLDQFRRAAEFLHNEIIDLRVFILVRPPWLSEQEGIEWARRSLDFAFDCRATVCSLIPTRPGNGAMESLLAAGEFARPSLNSLESSLEYGLSLRAGRVFADLWDVDQFIRCADCSERRIQRIEGMNATQTIPARIQCDQCG, from the coding sequence GTGGAACGCTCTTCGTCCCAAGAATCAGCTTCGGTCTATCCGTCGTCGCCGAGCGAGCGCAACCGCTGGATTCTCGATCGTCGACCGGCCAGGAACGTGTTGGACCCGTTGCGGCCCTACGCGTTCCTGGCCGAGACCGAGCCGGGCCCCGACGGCGAGCCGGTCGACGTCGCCACGATCTTCCTGGCGAACCGCGAGTGCCCCTGGCGATGCCTGATGTGCGACCTCTGGCGGAACACGCTGGAGGAAACCGTCCCCGCAGGCGCCATCGCCGCGCAAATATCGCACGCCCTCGAAAACCTGCCGCCCCGAACGTCGGGCCGATCGGCTCTCAAGCTCTACAACGCCGGCAGCTTCTTCGACCCGCACGCCATTCCGGTCGACGAGTACCCCGCCATCGCACATCTGACGGCCCCATTCGATCGGACGATCGTCGAGTGTCATCCGGCCCTCGTCGGCCCGCGCAGCCTCGAATTCCGAGACCTCCTCTCCGGTCGGCTGGAAGTGGCTCTCGGCCTCGAAACCGTCCACCCCGAGGTCCTGGAACGGCTCAACAAGCGCATGACGCTGGATCAATTCCGCCGCGCGGCCGAATTCCTGCACAACGAAATTATCGACCTGCGGGTCTTCATCCTCGTCCGCCCTCCCTGGCTCTCGGAGCAGGAGGGGATCGAGTGGGCCAGGCGCTCGCTCGACTTCGCGTTCGACTGCCGGGCGACCGTCTGTTCGCTGATCCCGACCCGGCCCGGCAATGGCGCAATGGAATCGCTGCTGGCCGCCGGCGAGTTCGCTCGGCCCTCGCTCAACTCCCTCGAATCGTCCCTCGAATACGGCCTCTCCCTCCGCGCCGGCCGTGTGTTCGCCGACCTCTGGGACGTCGACCAATTCATCCGCTGCGCCGATTGCTCCGAGCGGCGCATTCAACGAATCGAAGGCATGAACGCGACCCAGACGATCCCGGCTCGCATCCAATGCGACCAATGCGGCTGA
- a CDS encoding DUF2007 domain-containing protein produces MWRCPKCRSRIDDSFEVCWSCGTTPDGVEDPSFVTADEADPIADEEVPEATDFDDPFADLAGTPVPDLVECYTAGNAVEAKFIADRLREEGIPAIADRIDVNMAMGGIHPQMWGCGPKIRVRRIDLSKTQAWLKGYEEHRRSKRENLD; encoded by the coding sequence ATGTGGCGATGTCCGAAATGCCGGTCGAGAATCGACGACTCGTTCGAGGTCTGCTGGTCGTGCGGGACGACTCCGGACGGCGTCGAAGATCCGAGCTTCGTCACCGCCGACGAGGCCGACCCGATCGCCGACGAGGAGGTCCCCGAGGCGACGGATTTCGACGATCCGTTCGCCGACCTGGCGGGGACGCCCGTGCCGGACCTCGTCGAATGCTATACGGCGGGCAACGCCGTCGAGGCGAAGTTCATCGCCGATCGGTTGAGGGAGGAAGGCATCCCCGCGATCGCCGACAGGATCGACGTCAATATGGCGATGGGCGGTATCCACCCGCAGATGTGGGGCTGCGGCCCCAAAATCCGTGTCCGTCGGATCGACCTTTCCAAAACCCAAGCCTGGCTGAAAGGCTACGAGGAGCACCGCAGGTCGAAGCGAGAAAACCTGGATTGA
- a CDS encoding pyridoxamine 5'-phosphate oxidase family protein, whose protein sequence is MGKVYDEIDAGLEAFIGKQHLFFVGTAPNSLDGRLNISPKGLDTFRILGPKSVAYLDLVGSGIETVAHVRENGRLTILFCAFEGRPLILRLYGRGRVVEPGDADWPGLIAEFPDYPGARTVVVMAVERIADSCGFAVPLYEFKGDRSQLVDYANSKGPDGLEQYKAQKNRVSIDGLDGLRMEQPHGEGVR, encoded by the coding sequence ATGGGCAAGGTGTACGACGAGATTGATGCGGGACTAGAAGCCTTCATCGGGAAGCAGCACCTCTTTTTCGTCGGCACCGCCCCGAATTCGCTCGACGGGCGTCTCAACATCTCGCCCAAGGGGCTGGACACGTTCCGCATCCTCGGACCGAAGTCGGTCGCCTACCTCGACCTGGTCGGCAGCGGGATCGAGACCGTCGCCCACGTCCGCGAGAACGGCCGGCTCACGATCCTCTTCTGTGCGTTCGAGGGCCGTCCGCTGATCCTGCGGCTGTACGGCCGGGGCCGGGTCGTCGAGCCCGGCGACGCCGACTGGCCCGGCCTGATCGCCGAATTCCCCGATTACCCCGGCGCTCGGACGGTGGTCGTCATGGCCGTGGAGCGGATCGCCGACTCCTGCGGGTTCGCCGTCCCCCTCTACGAATTCAAGGGGGATCGCTCGCAGCTTGTCGATTATGCCAATAGCAAGGGTCCCGACGGTTTGGAGCAATACAAGGCTCAGAAAAACCGTGTGAGCATCGATGGGCTCGACGGGTTGAGGATGGAACAGCCCCACGGCGAGGGCGTCCGCTGA
- a CDS encoding asparagine synthase-related protein, with translation MLAGMERLVDLVGPRESGLTGAPLSDVEDALRRNDVERLEATDGHFSATIRDGQTVRLARTIGQPLRYFVAKRYHGPYLVVADRIDSLYEYCCREKIGWQFDPQYTRMIPAHYMVELDQVGCPDPNPRYHRFFTPEVGKGPNDIKQLGASYVGAAAKSVENWISRVPDGQQIGVMFSGGVDSSSVLLLARHALSKLGRDPDLARAFTLDLGGGEDAAQAERWVHELGLESSWERIARPHVIPDLEEAISIIEDYHPLDVECAAASIVLLKAVRERYPALQYLLDGDGGDENLKAYPMEDSDLTLSSILKNPLLYQEGWGVDAIKHSQCYSGGLSRSYARTYAPAQHLGFSAFSPYTTRSVIAEAAAIPFEELLQGSADRLYALKAQVVREGVEAVTGIRMPVFNKRRFQAGVGGDSYRQWKVSKSWCRQVFLRQWEERLRTAWDPSAERVSGNAVPA, from the coding sequence ATGCTGGCTGGAATGGAACGCCTGGTGGATCTGGTTGGACCGCGCGAGTCGGGACTGACCGGTGCTCCGCTCTCGGACGTCGAGGACGCGCTGCGACGGAACGACGTCGAACGGCTGGAAGCGACCGACGGCCACTTCTCAGCTACGATCCGCGACGGGCAGACGGTCCGCCTCGCGCGGACCATCGGCCAGCCGCTCCGCTACTTCGTGGCCAAGCGATATCACGGCCCTTACCTCGTCGTGGCCGACCGGATCGACAGCCTCTATGAATACTGCTGCCGCGAGAAGATCGGCTGGCAGTTCGACCCGCAGTACACCCGGATGATTCCCGCCCACTACATGGTCGAACTCGACCAGGTCGGCTGCCCCGACCCGAACCCGCGCTATCATCGGTTCTTCACGCCCGAGGTCGGCAAGGGGCCGAACGACATCAAGCAACTGGGCGCGTCGTACGTGGGCGCGGCCGCCAAGTCGGTCGAGAACTGGATCTCCCGCGTGCCGGACGGCCAGCAGATCGGCGTGATGTTCTCCGGGGGCGTCGATAGCAGCTCGGTGCTGCTGCTCGCCCGTCACGCCCTCAGCAAACTGGGCCGCGACCCCGACCTCGCCAGGGCGTTCACCCTTGATCTGGGCGGCGGCGAAGACGCGGCGCAGGCCGAGCGTTGGGTACACGAACTGGGCCTGGAATCGAGCTGGGAGCGGATCGCTCGGCCGCACGTGATCCCCGACCTCGAAGAAGCCATCTCGATCATCGAGGACTACCATCCGCTGGACGTCGAGTGCGCCGCCGCCAGCATCGTCCTCTTGAAGGCGGTCCGCGAGCGTTACCCGGCGCTCCAGTACCTTCTCGACGGCGACGGCGGCGACGAGAACCTGAAGGCCTACCCGATGGAGGACTCGGACCTCACGCTCTCCAGCATCCTCAAGAACCCGCTGCTGTACCAGGAAGGCTGGGGCGTCGACGCGATCAAGCACAGCCAGTGCTACTCCGGCGGTCTCTCGCGGTCGTACGCTCGTACCTACGCCCCGGCGCAGCACCTGGGCTTCTCGGCCTTCAGCCCGTACACGACGCGGTCGGTGATCGCGGAGGCGGCGGCCATCCCGTTCGAGGAGCTGCTCCAGGGGAGCGCCGATCGGCTGTACGCGCTGAAGGCGCAGGTCGTCCGCGAGGGCGTCGAGGCGGTCACCGGAATCCGCATGCCGGTCTTTAACAAGCGGCGGTTCCAGGCGGGCGTCGGCGGCGACTCGTACCGCCAATGGAAGGTCAGCAAATCGTGGTGCCGCCAGGTCTTCCTCCGCCAGTGGGAAGAACGGCTCCGGACCGCCTGGGACCCGTCCGCCGAGCGCGTCTCCGGCAACGCCGTCCCCGCTTGA
- a CDS encoding DUF4350 domain-containing protein — MAKTKQPRWLLPALLALGVLAFALLGSRLRVSYRTSLSGCVYDGGTGGASGLYRWCGRMGIPATLLEVPLGEAPRTLPAPSGNVLLTMGDGPWSPSGEEESVVLREVREWLKRGNALIVVTSKPSSLPSAFREELLADKLNQIDTEPPAGPPAPATLLIAKEVQSRPDTIELPVTGDGSLTVEAQSARWKPIAPKSDGTAATAPLPDGAATDTKPEPPRWQLAGDAGGGVLFRFPIGSGACYVLLDAFPWTNAGLDAGENARVLAGILGREVRGGSLAIDEHRHGHGRAESFLTYLLSLPGASAFLWLALAWALLYYYTRNVRLRPAERHAVQERRTAQEYIDAVAQLHERARAAPLAVEAVAGRLRQLARSSVEHEAAVETLLREADAYVKAEGRPASPRDAIRLVTELVQLRKRLYGSRTIS; from the coding sequence ATGGCTAAGACGAAGCAGCCCCGGTGGCTCTTGCCGGCCCTGTTAGCGCTGGGGGTGCTCGCCTTCGCCCTCCTCGGAAGCCGGCTCCGCGTCTCATATCGGACGTCTCTGTCCGGCTGCGTCTACGACGGCGGCACGGGAGGGGCGTCGGGCCTGTATCGCTGGTGCGGTCGAATGGGCATCCCGGCGACCCTGCTAGAGGTCCCCCTCGGGGAAGCCCCCCGGACCTTGCCCGCCCCCTCGGGGAACGTGCTGTTGACGATGGGCGACGGCCCGTGGTCGCCCTCGGGGGAGGAGGAGTCCGTCGTGCTGCGGGAGGTCCGCGAATGGCTGAAGCGCGGCAACGCCCTGATCGTCGTGACCAGCAAGCCCAGCAGCCTCCCCTCGGCCTTCCGGGAGGAACTCCTGGCGGACAAGCTGAACCAGATCGACACCGAGCCGCCAGCGGGGCCCCCCGCCCCTGCCACTCTCCTGATCGCGAAAGAAGTGCAGAGCCGTCCTGACACGATCGAGTTGCCTGTGACCGGCGACGGATCGCTCACGGTCGAGGCCCAGAGCGCCCGCTGGAAGCCAATCGCGCCGAAGAGCGACGGGACCGCCGCCACCGCTCCGCTTCCAGACGGCGCGGCGACGGACACGAAGCCGGAGCCGCCCCGCTGGCAGCTCGCGGGTGACGCAGGCGGCGGCGTGCTGTTCCGCTTCCCCATCGGGAGTGGGGCGTGCTACGTCTTGCTCGACGCGTTCCCATGGACCAACGCCGGGCTCGACGCCGGCGAGAACGCGCGGGTGCTGGCGGGAATCCTCGGCCGCGAGGTCCGGGGCGGCTCGCTGGCGATCGACGAGCACCGCCACGGCCACGGGCGGGCCGAATCGTTTCTCACCTACCTGCTGAGCCTGCCAGGCGCCTCAGCCTTCTTGTGGCTTGCACTCGCCTGGGCCCTCCTGTACTACTATACCCGAAATGTCCGGCTCAGGCCGGCCGAGCGGCACGCGGTGCAGGAGCGGAGGACGGCCCAGGAGTACATCGACGCGGTCGCGCAACTTCACGAGCGCGCCCGGGCCGCGCCCCTGGCCGTCGAGGCGGTGGCCGGGCGGCTTCGCCAGCTCGCGAGGTCCTCGGTCGAGCACGAGGCCGCCGTCGAGACGCTGCTCCGCGAGGCCGACGCCTATGTCAAGGCCGAGGGCCGCCCCGCGTCCCCCCGCGACGCCATCCGCCTGGTCACGGAACTAGTCCAGCTACGAAAGCGGCTTTATGGATCTCGAACGATTTCATGA
- a CDS encoding 2-keto-4-pentenoate hydratase, whose amino-acid sequence MTSDAPKNMDHLQRLADAFLGIFQEHRCDGRSDVPIGSLSLDDAYEIQRRVVAARVARGERVVGYKVGCTSRAIRRQFGLAEPIRGRLMAPHVHHGDTTLDWRAYHRPAIEPEFVLTIGRDLTDEVGDEESLIDAIDCVSPGVEVHNYRFWLGEPTSQELIASNGIHAALVVGDRKRKPQGLDWEMEGVGVWLDGELAASGIGAEIMGGPLASLRWLVNHLVRRGEVLRAGELVIPGSPVGLISVEPGERVTARFTNVGRVEAEFRGDR is encoded by the coding sequence ATGACATCGGATGCCCCCAAGAACATGGATCATCTCCAACGACTCGCCGACGCCTTTCTCGGGATCTTCCAGGAGCACCGGTGTGACGGCCGGAGCGACGTCCCCATCGGCTCCCTCTCGCTCGACGACGCCTACGAGATCCAGCGGCGGGTCGTCGCCGCCCGCGTCGCCAGGGGTGAGCGGGTCGTCGGCTACAAGGTCGGCTGCACCAGCCGGGCGATCCGCCGGCAGTTCGGCCTCGCTGAGCCGATCCGCGGCCGGCTGATGGCCCCGCACGTCCACCACGGCGACACGACTCTCGATTGGCGCGCCTACCACCGTCCCGCCATCGAGCCGGAGTTCGTGCTCACCATCGGCAGAGATCTGACGGACGAGGTGGGCGACGAGGAATCGCTCATCGACGCGATCGACTGCGTGTCGCCGGGCGTCGAGGTTCACAACTACCGGTTCTGGCTGGGGGAGCCGACCTCGCAGGAACTCATCGCCTCCAACGGCATCCACGCCGCCCTGGTCGTCGGCGACCGGAAGAGGAAGCCCCAGGGCCTCGACTGGGAGATGGAGGGGGTGGGCGTCTGGCTCGACGGCGAGCTGGCGGCCTCGGGGATCGGGGCTGAGATCATGGGCGGGCCGCTTGCGTCCTTGCGATGGCTGGTCAACCACCTGGTGCGCCGGGGCGAGGTGTTGCGAGCCGGAGAACTGGTCATCCCCGGCTCGCCGGTCGGTCTGATCTCGGTCGAGCCGGGCGAACGGGTGACGGCGAGGTTCACGAACGTCGGGCGGGTCGAGGCCGAGTTCCGTGGGGACCGATGA